The genomic DNA tgaggaagagggagaaggaaaggagagcagcagcaccacaggtgaggagagACGGAGGATCCTTTGGCTATTATTCTTATTGgtcacatttgttttataatatataaacTCTTTGCTCCAGGAGGAAGAGGCCTGTGATGAAAATGAAGTGAACGACGAAGCAGAAGATGAAGTGAAGAATGAAGATGAAGTGAAGAATGAAGATGAAGTGAAGAATGAGGCAGAAAATGAAGTGAAGAATGAGGCAGAAAATGAAGTGAAGAATGAGGCAGAAAATGGAGTGAAGAATGAGGCAGAAAATGGTGAAACTGAGTAATCCTTATGAATGAAAACATCTGTTCTGCCTCAAACTCTTCACCTTTGTTCCAGgttaatgtttttccatttactTGTTATTTGCATCTTAGTTTTTACATTCTGGCATTATTAAACTGAGTGCAGttcatctgtgtttgtgtgatcTGTTCATACACCATGGAGCACTTCATAAAAACAGGGTTCCTCAACAGTCTGGAAAGGTTTTACACAAACAAGGAACAAAAATCAGGCTGGGGAAAATGagcagattttagattttagactttaaaactgatcaCTGTAGAAATATGAACTTGATTTCTGTACTTTAAagactggcaaaaaaaaaaaaaaaaaaacagggctAAACCACTGatataaaacactgaaacattttgtaatattttctatttccaaattgtacagatttttattttctacatataTATTCATGAAAACACCAAACAAGGTAAGTCAGAGCATACATTtgatcaagaaaataaacaaagacagGGGTTTCTTTCAGtgttaaatttagatttagtaCTTTCAcaatgctgtaaaaataatGCTTATTATACTGATCtgtaatcaaaaacagaaatgtagatACTTTATTGATCTGACAAGGGTAAACATTTTGTCCCAGTAGCTTTTCCAACACGAACAACGCAGTTTATAACATAAAACACGAAGTATCAGAAAACATATTATAATAGTGGCGAAAGATTACACTTTTAGGTTTATTACAAGTCGAATGATTTTAGTTAACACGTAACACCAAAAGAGGGCAGAAAAGTGATTAAAATAATTCCAAGCAGCCGCAAAAGCGAAGAAGAAGAATTCCGGAAGTCCTTCTGTTGTCTACTTCCGTAGCCCTCGTGAGCAGCAGCCGGTCATTCGAAGCTGCTTTTCTCCAGAATAGTCCTCGTACTCCAATCTCTGCCCCCGGAAGGCGACATGTCTCGGTCCCAGAAGCTGCGTCTGTTCGTCACTCAGCGCCTGAACGCGGCGGTCGAGGAGATTTTGGCGGCTTTTGAGGAAACCATCGTGAAGTACGAAGAGGAAGCCGCTCTCAGCCAGCAGGAGATCTCCCGCCAACACGCGCTGCTCTGCGCCCTGGACAAGTCCGTGATGGAGGCACCGGCCGCAGGTGAGCCTCCACCTGTCCGTCCACAGGGAATGTTGGGACATAAAACCTTCTGTGATGCAGACTtccaccagcagggggagctcaAGTTACCCAGTAAAATGGCTTAGTACTCCTCAGAACCTTTGAAAGACACTAAATTGAGGCGGGTGTTTGAATTTATACTGAACAGATTGTAACTTAAATTAATGCCACATATCACTAACTTGTCCCATTAATGatcaatatttattcattttggccCTAAATTTGACAGACCAtgtctatttttaaaacctGTCTGAAACATTATTGTTTCGCTGGCCTTCAACCCAACGGAGACTTGATTTTACTTAATAATTTATCTGATTAACTGcatcattttattgtgttttgaattgagtttttaattaattattttgtgtttagctttgtcagtttatttttatgctttcttttgtcttatttccttATGACTGATGTTCAGCACATTGTTTCAGCTGTGGCTGTTGGAGCACTTTATAAACATCAAACTTTGAGAGGTTTAATGTAGCAGGTTGTTTATGTATAGACACTAATTCAAAcataaatttgttgtttctgttttgtagcTACCCTGCAGGTGTTTGAAGTAAAGACTCCAGCGAATCATCAGATTAAGAGCTCTGGACTGGACCAGGAGGACAAGCTTTgtaaagataagaaaaacaatctgcattCTCCTCAAAGACTAACTgaaacaaatgattttaaaaatgcaagtgAAGAAGATATGGAGGACATTAAAAACTGCGACTGCGCACCGCTGAGTTTAACTAGACAAATTAAAGAGGCGAGTGATTCGGAAAGTCATTCTGACACAAAAGGGCTTAGCTGCTTTTTCTGTGCAGCAGAATTCACAACAGGAGGTCTGCTGACGATGCACACCTCAGATCATATAGGTGAGAAGCTGCTGACCTGCATTATATGCAAGAAAACCGTCACTTCAGAGTCGGAGCTTGTTAATCATGAGTGCGACTCTCTTGAGCCTCCTGATGAACAAACTGAGGAACAGATTCCAACCAACAAGCTGCTCTGCGGCTCTCAGAGTGGTGACGGATTCTCCACAAACGAACACGTCGACCTGCACCTTTCCAGAGGAAAACTGTTCAGTTGTTCGGTCTGTAACACCAGCTGCAGCGACAAAGACTCGCTGATTCAGCACATGAGGCTCCACATCGGACAAACCCAGTTTACCTGCGAGATCTGTAGGAAGAACTTCGCCTGGAGGAGGCACCTCACCAAACACATGGAGATGCACGAGAAAAGGAATAAGCCGTTCTGGTGCAAAGTGTGTGACGCTGAGTTTGGTACCTATATTCGGCTGATTAAACACAAGGCTATTCATAAAACATCAGAGCTTCCTCAGGTACAGACCGAGGAGGCGGCTGAGGGTGATGACGCTGGCACAAGAGAACCGGTGAACACAGATTCTGATCTGCAAACAGAGACCAACATGGAGGTTTCAGCATcttttaaagctgaaaatgaCTTGTGGACAGACTCAAGCCAACTTCTGCCAAATTTCAACCTCAATGGACCCAACAACGTCTCTGAGACTGACAGGATCACAAAGATACAGAAgaaggtggaggaagaggattTGCGGCCTCTGCAgattaaagaagaagaagagaagacgGAGATTGGCAGGTTAACTTTCAGTCCTGTGCCGATGAAGAACGAAGAGAAGCCTCCGTTCTTACAGTGTCATCCCACAGAGGAGCATAAAGACTGTGTGGAAGAAGAGGAACCGAGTAAGATGGAAAAACCAGCAGAGTTTTCCGACACGGACGACAGCGAATGTTGGAGACCGAAAACAAAACTTGGGTCGGGTTCAAATCCAGAAAGTGATTCTGGCagaaatccttccagctgctcCAATAACAAACCGTCGGAGTCTTTGCAACCTGAGAGCGACGACAGTGTCGACAGCGACTTCTGGAAGGACTACAGGAAGCCGCGGTTGAGCTCGAAGCCGCGGTTGAGCTCAAACCCGCAGAAACAAGAGCCTTTGGAGAAAGGAGTAAAATATGTGACGGACGTAAAACCACACAGCTGCCCACAGTGTGCCAAAGTCTTCCGCTATAGCTCCCACCTGAAGATCCACatgaataaacacacagagagttACTTATGTTCCATCTGTGGACACAAATCCACCTCCAGCTCGAACCTCAAGGTTCACATAAGAACTCACACTAAAGAGAAGCCGTTCAGCTGCTTGGTTTgtgggaaaaaatacaaaaccaagGAAAGCTTGCTGTCTCACAGCTACAAATACCATGCGGAAAGGAAGTACAAATGCGACAAGTGTAAGAAAAGCTTTGCCTGGTTCACGGAGTTCAAATACCATAAGTGTGTTGGTGAGTCGTCAGGGGAGCAAACGCCCAAGGACACGAGCATCAACCTGAAACGATGCACGTCATACAGCTGAAGTGACTCATCTGCAGAAGTTGCTTCAATgactgtttttatctgtttgaaaaATTGTATGTCAGTTATTTCCTGAAGCTTCTTGAAACAGTGaggtttttactgaaaaatattctGAGAAATGGTTAATTTCTTAAGGAAGAGCTCAGTAGTGCCACcttctgacaaaaataaatgaagttcaAGTTAAAGTGTCTTCTTGCATCCTATGGAGCTGCTTTAGTACCAGAAGCAGATTTACATGGAAATCTGCTTCTACAACTGAAGACCATTTTTactgaagaaattataaatgtatttatttaataatcttCAGCTGTGCTGTATGTGTGGTTTTTGAGATTTGCAAAAATCCAGATACTAGGTCTTTTACTTTCAAACCTAAgaataaattttattcaagaaaaatCAATACTGCTTTGTATCCCTTTGTAAAGGTTGTAGTGGGTCTGTTGTTAAATAAAGCCACATGGACGATGCTAAGGttgct from Gambusia affinis linkage group LG14, SWU_Gaff_1.0, whole genome shotgun sequence includes the following:
- the LOC122843849 gene encoding zinc finger protein 271-like — translated: MSRSQKLRLFVTQRLNAAVEEILAAFEETIVKYEEEAALSQQEISRQHALLCALDKSVMEAPAAATLQVFEVKTPANHQIKSSGLDQEDKLCKDKKNNLHSPQRLTETNDFKNASEEDMEDIKNCDCAPLSLTRQIKEASDSESHSDTKGLSCFFCAAEFTTGGLLTMHTSDHIGEKLLTCIICKKTVTSESELVNHECDSLEPPDEQTEEQIPTNKLLCGSQSGDGFSTNEHVDLHLSRGKLFSCSVCNTSCSDKDSLIQHMRLHIGQTQFTCEICRKNFAWRRHLTKHMEMHEKRNKPFWCKVCDAEFGTYIRLIKHKAIHKTSELPQVQTEEAAEGDDAGTREPVNTDSDLQTETNMEVSASFKAENDLWTDSSQLLPNFNLNGPNNVSETDRITKIQKKVEEEDLRPLQIKEEEEKTEIGRLTFSPVPMKNEEKPPFLQCHPTEEHKDCVEEEEPSKMEKPAEFSDTDDSECWRPKTKLGSGSNPESDSGRNPSSCSNNKPSESLQPESDDSVDSDFWKDYRKPRLSSKPRLSSNPQKQEPLEKGVKYVTDVKPHSCPQCAKVFRYSSHLKIHMNKHTESYLCSICGHKSTSSSNLKVHIRTHTKEKPFSCLVCGKKYKTKESLLSHSYKYHAERKYKCDKCKKSFAWFTEFKYHKCVGESSGEQTPKDTSINLKRCTSYS